Part of the Nostoc edaphicum CCNP1411 genome, GTTTTGGCTTTGCTTCTGCTTACCGTAAGCTGCTGGTAAACAGGGATGTGCGGGGGATATATGCTCAATTGGTGATGTTAGCGATCGCTACTGTGCTATTTGCGCCAGTGTTAGCTGCTGGTAAGGCTTTTGGTCAAGAAGTAGCAGGAGCGATCGCACCTGTGGGAATATCAGGAGCGATCGGAGCATTTATCTTTGGGGTAGGAATGCAATTAGGTGGAGCTTGTGGTTGCGGTACACTCTACACTATTGGCGGTGGTAGTTACACTATGCTCATCACCCTAATTACATTTTGTCTAGGTGCATTCTGGGCTAGTTTAACCAGACATCTTTGGGCTGGTTTACCAAAGACCCAACCAATTGTCTTAGGTGAAACTCTCGGTTGGACAGGTGCAGTAGTCTTACAGTTAGGGATATTGCTGTTGTTAGCAGGGTTGCTTTGGTTTTGGAGTAAACAGGGAAAACCATCATCAAGAGAACATCCCTCACCAACTTACTCTCGATTTTTCTCTGGCCCTTGGCCACTATTTACAGGAGGAATAGCCTTAGCTGTACTCAATTGGTTAACACTGCTTATTTCTGGAGAACCTTGGCGCATTACCTGGGGATTTGCTTTGTGGACAGCTAAAATCGCTACATTTTTGGGCTGGAATCCCTCTACAAGTAGATTTTGGGATGGTGATATAGCATTATCAAATAGTGTACTTGCAGATGTAACCTCCGTTATGAATCTAGGAATTATATTAGGAGCATTATTAGCCGCCGCCCTAGCAGGGAAACTCAGACTACAAACTCAAATTACCTCATCAAAAGTTATTGCCACAGTGATTGGTGGATTGCTCATGGGTTATGGTGCTTTTACTGCCTTTGGGTGTAATGTCAGTGCTTTTTTCAGTGCTATAGCTTCCACTAGCCTACATGGTTGGGTTTGGATTATTTGCGCTTTGTTTGGAACTGCTGTTGGTATTAAACTGCGCCCTCTGTTCCATCTGCCAAGTTAAGAGACTGACTGTTATATTTGCAAAAATGAGATGCTCCTCAGAACGATAACTCAGCAGATGGGGACTTAACGCAGGAATGTTAATATACTAAAAGCCGATAGACTTATGATTGTTTGTCAAAATATTCTCTATGTCTGAAAAATATCGCTTTGAAACATTGCAAGTCCATGCGGGACAAGAACCAGATGTAGGAACTAATGCCCGCGCTGTACCGATTTATCAAACAACGTCATACGTTTTCGATGATGCGGATCATGGGGCGCGATTGTTTGCGCTGCAAGAGTTTGGCAACATTTACACGCGGATCATGAATCCGACAACGGATGTATTTGAAAAGCGAATTGCTGCTTTAGAGGGGGGTGTAGCAGCGTTAGCTACCTCTAGCGGTCAGGCGGCGCAGTTCTTGGCTTTAAGTACGATCGCACAAGCTGGGGATAATATTGTTTCCACCAGTTTTTTATATGGGGGAACCTATAACCAATTTAAAGTTGCTTTACCACGTTTAGGGATAAATGTCAAATTTGTCGAAGGAGACGAGGTAGAAAAATTTCGTCAGGCGATCGACGATCGCACAAAAGCATTGTATGTGGAAACCATCGGCAATCCCCAATTCAATATTCCCGACTTTGTTGCCTTAGCCCAAATTGCTCATGAAAATGGGATTCCCCTGATTGTCGATAATACCTTTGGGGCTGGCGGATATCTGGCTCGACCAATTGAACACGGTGCAGATATCGTAGTCGAATCTGCAACTAAGTGGATTGGTGGTCACGGCACTTCTATCGGTGGCGTAATTGTCGATTCTGGCAAATTTGACTGGGGTAATGGCAAATTTCCCGTCTTTACTGAACCATCCCCCGGTTATCATGGGTTGGTTTTTCAAGAAGTATTTGGTGTAGGTAGTCAATTTGGTAATATTGCCTTCATTATCCGTGCCAGAGTAGAAGGGTTAAGGGATTTTGGCCCCTCATTGAGTCCATTTAACGCCTTTCTATTATTACAGGGATTAGAAACTCTTTCTCTGCGTGTAGACCGCCATGTGAGCAACGCTTTAGAATTAGCCCAGTGGTTAGAAAAGCAACCACAAGTAGCATGGGTCAATTATCCAGGACTTCCCCATCACCCTTATCATGAACGAGCCAAAAAATATCTCAGACACGGATTTGGCGGTGTCTTAAATTTTGGTATCAAGGGCGGATTAGAAGCGGGTAAAACCTTTATTAATCATGTCAAATTAGCAAGTCATTTAGCAAACGTTGGGGATGCTAAAACCCTCGTTATTCATCCTGCTTCCACAACCCATCAACAACTAAGTGATACGGAACAACTTTCCGCCGGTGTGACATCTGATTTGGTGCGTGTATCAGTGGGTATTGAACACATCGACGATATCAAAGAAGATTTTGAGCAAGCATTTCAATTTATTAGTCATTAGTCATTGGTCATTTGTCATTGGTCATTTGTCATTATTCTCTTATGCCTCGTCAGTTCCCCTATTCCCCAATACAGTTCAGATAAGACCAAAACACTTGTAGAGACGGCGATTTATCGCGTCTCGAAAACCCAAAATTTTTGCCAGTAGCCCTTAACTGAACCGTATTGCCCTATTCCCTATTTCCTATTCCCTATTCCCTGTTCTAGATGAATTATCAGCACTTCATTTCACCACAAACTCAGTATTATCATTTGCCGATGCCATTTGAGTTAGAAAAAGGTGAAGTTTTAACTGGGGTTCAGGTCGCTTATCGGACTTGGGGAAAATTAAACTTAGAAGGCGATAATGGAGTGTTAATTTGTCATGCTTTAACTGGTTCGGCTGATGCGGATGACTGGTGGGAAGGTTTGTTAGGTTCAAAAAAAGCACTGGATAGCGATCGCGATTTTATTGTATGCAGCAATATTTTGGGAAGTTGTTATGGCACTACCGGAGCAACTAGCATCAATCCCCAAACAGGAATCCGTTATGGCGGCTCATTTCCAGCGATTACGATTCGGGATATGGTTCACTTACAAGCTGCACTGATTAAATATTTGGGAATTAAATCTTTACAGCTAGTCATTGGCGGGTCACTCGGTGGGATGCAGGTACTAGAATGGGCATTATTATATCCAGAAATTGTACAGGCGATCGCACCTATAGCCACTTCCGGTAGACATTCAGCTTGGTGTATTGGGTTGAGTGAAGCTCAAAGACAAGCTATCTATGCTGATCCCAATTGGCTTGGGGGTGAGTATACATCAGAACAGCCACCAAACCAAGGATTAGCTGTAGCGCGGATGATGGCGATGAGTGCTTACCGTTCTTGGCAGACCTTTACAGATCGTTTTGGACGACAGTATGATGCTTCTGCTGACCAATTTGCGATCGCTAGCTACTTACAACATCATGGTCAAAAGCTAGTACAGAGATTTGATGCCAATACTTACATCACTCTCACTCAAGCAATGGATAGTCATGATATTGCTCAAGGTCAAGACTATAAATCTGTTTTGCAAAGCATTGAACAACCTGCTTTAGTTGTTGCTATTGATTCTGACATTCTTTATCCGCCGATAGAACAACAAGAATTAGCAGATTTAATTCCTAATGCTCAACTAGGTTTGCTGAAATCAATTTATGGTCACGATGCTTTTTTAATTGATATAGAAGCCCTGAATGAGCTATTAATTAACTTTCGACAAGCTTTCATACTCTTCCTCGTTATTAAACTCGCGCTCGGCTATCAATTTTAATTAGCATCTGAAGCGCGTGTAGGTTATTAAGAAAAATGTAGATAGTGAGTATCATGAAGTTTCTGGAAAATCTTCATAATTAATCTGATGAAAAATAATCCATTTAAGCTGATACCGGCCTGTTACTTAATTTTGATTAAGGATGACAAAATATTACTTATTAGACGTTTTAACACAGGATATGAAGATGGAAACTATAGTGTTGTTGCCGGTTTAGTAGATGGAAATGAAACTTTTGTCCAGGCTATAGTCAGAGAAGCAAAAGAAGAAGTGGGAATAGATTTAAATATACAAGACTTGGAAGTAGTTCATATTATTCATCGCAAAGATTCTGGGGAGGAATGGATTGATGCTTTTATTTTGGCAAATAAATGGAAATATGAACCTGAAAATATGGAGCCTCAAAAATGTGACGACTTAGGTTGGTTTGAAATTGAAGCTCTTCCCAAAAATATAGTTCAATACGTAAAACACGCAATTGAAAATATAAAAAAAGGAATCTTTTATAGCGAGTATGGTTGGTAATTTACACCATTGGTTAAAAGTAGTTGGAAAACTGCAAAATTTTAGAGATTTTTCCTCATATTCGCCTCAATTACTTGCTGTTAACGGCATGATGAAAGGAGAAACACTTTCATAAGCTTTAGCTGCTTGCAAGACTAGTAAATCTTGATATTTTGCAGCAACAATTTGTATACCTACAGGCAAACCATTTTTGGTGAAGCCACAAGGTACAGATGCAGCAGGTTGCTGTGTGAGATTAAAAGGATAAGAAAAAGGCGACCAATCTCGTTGCGGATTGTCAATATATGACAGGGGTCGATTTTGTCCAACAGGAAAAGCAACTACAGGTAAGGTGGGAGTAATCAGTAAATCATAGTTTTGATGAAATCTTTGCATTTGTCTTGCCAAAGCTTCCCGCGCATCTTGGGCGCTGAGATATTCTGCTAAAGTGAGGCGATCGCCTATTTGAGCAATACTCTGCAAACCTTCTTCAATTACAGCTTGTTGTTCTGGACTAAAGCCACGTAATAACTTAGATGCGCCAGCTTGCCAAAAAGTTTGAAAAATCAGGCGAGGATTTACAAAACCTGGATCGACTTCTTCGACAATCGCACCGAGTTTGGAAAAAACATCTACTGCGGCTTTAACTAAAGCAGCTACCTCTGAATCAACTTCAGCGTAGCCAAAGTTAGGACTGTAAGCAATTCTCAATCCGGCTACACCTTTATCTAAATCAGAAGTATAGTCTTGTTGATCATCTGGTAAAGCATACCAATCACGCACATCAGGATGGGCAATAACATTTAATGCGACAGCTGCATCAGTGACAGTGCGAACCAAAACGCCAACATGAAACAAATTTCCCGTATGGGCTGATGGATAGCCAGCCACACGTCCAAAAGTCGGTTTGAAACCAAACACACCTGTTAACGCCGCCGGTGTTCTGGATGATCCGCCGCCATCTGTACCGAGATGCAGTGTTCCCATTCCCAATGCAGCAGCGACAGCCGCCCCACCACTACTTCCTCCAGGAGTCAAGTTTAAATTCCAGGGATTGCGAGTGATACCAGTTAGTTGACTTTCGGTGACACCTTTCCAACCAAATTCAGAGGTTGTGGTTTTTCCTAATAAAACTGCTCCCTGTTCCCGTAAACGGGCTACCGCAGGTGCATCTTCTTCCCAAGGTTGATTGACGATAATCGCTTTACTTCCTCGGCGCGTTGGCAAACCCTTGGTTAACAGTAAATCTTTAGCAGTAAAGGGTATTCCATCCACCAAGCCAAGGGGATTTCCATTTAACCAACGCACTTCTGAAGCTTGGGCTTCAGCCAAAGCAGTCTTTTCATCTACGATCGCAAAGGCGTTAACTGAGTTATTGTAAGTATTGATTCGTTCTAGGGCTGCTTTGGTGACTGCAACTGGTGACAATTGGCGATCGCCATAGAGCGATAACAGTTGAGAAGTAGATAAATCGGCAATTTCTGACATAATTTTAGGTTTTAGATACTATGTGAGCGAGACTGAGAAATGGTAGCTAGAGATATGCATTCCCTGCTTCATGTAAAATCGATGTGCAGCAAATCTTTGAACTCCAGATTCCAGCCCAATTTCGTTGCAGCCATTTAAACGAGCATAGTTGATGAGCCATTCAAACACCTTTTCACCAAATCCACGCGATCGATGCAACTCATCAGTCACTAAATCATCAATATATAAATATTTTCCATTAGACAAACATTCCGATATTCTGAACCCAGCAACACAGTGCAATTTTCCAGCTTCTTCTAGATAACAAAGCTGATAACCATAATCAACATTCTGGCGCTGAACCTGCTGAATAAATCCTTGCTCAGTCAGATGTGAACGCAATTGCTTGATAATTGGGAAACATTGCAGTATTTCACTCTCCTCACTTGCTATTCTGATGTTGCTCACACGTCCTCCGTATGCGTAACGAAAACCGATTAAGTAGCCACGTTAACCAGTGAATTACCGACTGTCCTCAAGCAGAAAGCTGAGAAACTAGAAGCCCAACCAGTGCTGGCGTAAGCTAGATAGTTTTAAACTAGGCTGTGAAATATCTACGCAGCCTGGTTTTTAAAAGTTGCATTAAGTGCGATGAGCGAAGCTTAAGCCTATGGCGATCGCAATTTTTCTAAAAACCTCACTGGCTGGAGAAGCTTGTTCACTAATTGCGATCGGATTTCCAGTATCTCCACCGCTACAAATGCGGGGATCAATGGGAATTTGTCCCAACAGAGGCGCAAGTAATTCTGCGGCCAGTTGTTCACCACCACCACTACCAAAAATCGGTGTGCGTGAACCACAATCACCGCAAATTAAATAACTCATATTTTCAATAATGCCAAGCACAGGAACACCCACTTGGCGAAACATATATATATTACGTCGTACATCTGCAACAGCCACTTGTTGAGGAGTCGTCACTAAAATGACTCCGCAAATTGGGCTTTCTTGGATAATTGTAATTTGAGCATCACCTGTACCAGGAGGTAAATCTATCAATAAATAATCTAATTCGCCCCATTCTACATCTTGCAAAAATTGCGTGATAATTTTATGCAATACAGGCCCCCGCCATGCTAAAGGGCGATTTGCTTCTGCAAGTAAACCCACTGACATTATTTTTATTCCTTGAGCTTTTAGAGGTAAAAACTTATCACCTGTGGGAGTATTAATCACTTGAATATCAGCTTTCCCTAAACCTAACATTTGGGGAATATTGGGGCCATAAACATCAGCATCTAATAGTCCTACTTTTGCACCTTGTAATTGTAAAGCTGCGGCTATATTAACGGCTGTTGTGGATTTACCCACACCACCTTTACCGCTAGAGATGCCTAGAGTTGTTCTCACGCCAGGAATTGTACAAATTTGAATATAAGTTTTTTTACACCAAGATAGAAATGACAATTTAGATTGAATTTCTGGCTGTAATTGGTGCTGATGAGAACCAATATATAAACGTAAGTAAATATAGTCATCAACTATGCGTAAGTTTCGTACCATTCCTAAACTAACGATGTCATTATTTAAGGTAGGTTCGATAATCTGCTTGAGCAATTGGACGATTTCTTGCTGATGTGCTGTAGTCATATCTTCTGGATGTTAGCTAAATATTGCAGAGATAATTTACCATTTATTCCACATTTACCCGGCTTTCTCACAAGCTTCGCGATCGCTATAGCGTAGATGCGTTGGCGTAGCCTCTCGTAGAGAAGCAGCTTGTCGTCAGACATCGCTACAATCAAACGATTGTGAACTTGATGCCAAAGGTCAGGCTGTTCCAAATACGGGTTCATTCCAGGAAATGGATTTACCATTGCACTTTACCTTAGTTATTCACTGCTCCCTTGAGACTATTCTATCTGTTTTAATCTTCTGAATTGCCCGTTGCGCTTGGATCGACACTTCTTTGTCAGGGTCATCTAAGGCTTGTTGCAGTGGGTTAATAACATCAGGATGAGCTAAATTACCAAGTGCGATCGCAGCTTCTTTGCGAACATCTGCATATTCATCTGTTAATGCTTGGATTAATCTCGGTATAACTTGAATATCTGGGATTTTTTGCAAAGCTTGTGCTGCTGATTTGCGTACTTGCCAATGTTCATCACTTAAAGCTATTTCTAATGCTGAAGTTGCTTGTTGATTTTCATGAATAGCCAGAGATTTGGCTGCATTACGGCGAACTTGCCAGTTGCTATCATTTGTAAGTGCTTGACAAAGTATTGTAATCACTTCTGCATCTTGTAAATGTTCTAAAGTTAAAGCAGCAGCACGACGTACACTTGCTTCCTCATCAAAGATTAAATTTAAAGCTTGTGGACATTTTTCTAGTTGATTGATATATCGCAGTGTCGTAACGGCTGCTTCTCTTAACTCAGGATTTTTTGATTCTAAAAATGGTAAAATTTCGGGTAAAGATTGAATATCATGTACCTTCCGCAAAAGCACTAAAATATTTAATTGAAGATTTATATCATTACTTTGGAGTTTATCTAGTAAAAGTAACAATTCATCTTGTGTAACTAACTCGTTTAATGCTGATGCAGCTTCAGTGCGAATATCTGTATCTGCTGAACCGAGGCTTTCAATTAAGGCAGGGATGGCAACGGGATTAGCAATTTCCCAAAGAGCAGCGATCGCTATTTTCTGAACAGCAATATTTTCATCTTTCAAAGCGATAATTAAAGCGTCTATTGTTTCTTCATCGCCTAAATGTTGTAAGGTTTTGACGGCTACTAAGCGGTCATTTACATCAGGAGATCGCAGCATTTCTAGCCAATCTTTGAGGTCATCATTCATTAATTTTTACCACAGAGGCACAGAGTTACAGAGAATCTTTAACGTAATAAAAAGGGAATTTGTACTGTAATTGCATTAGTAGGACATTCTTTTTCACAAGGTAGACAAAACCAACACTCATCATATTTCATGTAAGCTTTGCCTGTCTCTGGATTTTTCGCCAACACATCTAAAGGACAAACCTCAATACAAGCTGTACATTTTTCTAAACATTTCGATTCATCAACGATGACAGGAACATCTATTCTTTGTGTGATTAAAGCCATACATTTATTACTCCCTAATTCAATTAATAAACTTTAAACGAAAAATTCTAATCCTTCCCACGGAGATGCTTTAGCAGTTTTGATTCTGGTGTCTAAATCAGAAGCATGAATTTCCAGTTTATGGTCATTTGGATCAAGGAAATACAAAGAAGCACCTTCGGATTGATTTTCTTGCCAAATTTTTGCCCCTGATTGTTGAATGTGTTGGCTAAGAATAGGAAAATCTTCAATAGAAACAGTCAGACCAATATGGGTATATTCAGGTATAGGACTTTCTCGAACTTTCTGGTCTAAAATCAATGCCAACCAAATGTCACCAGCCGAAAGATAAGCACCTTTAGTCCATTTTGCCAGTAAGCGAAAACCTAGCACATTGGTATAGAAAGTGAGAGATTTCTCTAAATCTCTGACAGATAAAGTAATGTGGTTAACTCCAGTAATCATTTTTTAAGTTATTTACTCTTGAGACTGCAATTTTTTATAGAATGTCACCGACTGTTTGATATTCGTATAACCAATTTTTTCATAAAAAAAGTGAGCCTCTTTACGTTTAATATTAGAACGGAGTATGACTCCTTCACAGCCAAGCATATTAGCCCACTGTTCAACTTGTTGCATTAAAAGCCTTCCAATTCCATTATGTCGATAATTTTTATCTACCACTAAACCGAAAATGATTGCTTGGGTAGGAATAATTATTAATTCTGAAATATGAGCGTGTGCCCAACCAATTACATATTCATCTTCTAGAGTGGCAACATACACAAGATGAGCATCGTTATTTTTAATTTTAGTAAGGCGTTGCTCTATTTGTTGATTTGTCACAGAATACTCAAGTTGTTCGCAAAGACTAGCAATTCTTTCTACATCTTTAATCTCAGCTTTTCTAATTTTAATTGTCTGACCTATAGTCATTTTAATTGTCATAAGTTTAAAACACATTTATTCAGTTATTCAATGTTGCGCGGATAAAACGATAACCCAAATCAATCTCCATTAAATTACGAACATCACCATATTTATTTACCCATTCACCACTACTTAAATCTGCTGCCAATAACTGTAATCCTTTATTTATTAAATCTTGATTGCCTAACGCAAAAGATGATATTCCCGCACGTACTTCTGGTTGAAGATATAACTCTGGTCGTCTCCAGGCTGCTGCTGCGAATAAATCAGATAAATCGTATGGTAACAAAAGTGGTATAGCTTCAACACGCCTTTTAGTACTCCTTTGAATTAAATTAATCTGTTCGTTAAGTGGTAAAAATCGTAAAGCATCTTCCCACAAAAACGGAAAATAATCATAAAGCCATATTTTCTGAGCAAACCTAATATCAAAACTTAGCAAAATGATTGCTCCATCTCTAATAATTCGTTGCATTTCTTGAAACGCTTTTTCGAGATGAGTAAAGTGATGAATTGCTAGGATACTTACAACGCCATCAACAGACTTATCTGGTAGAGGTAAATTTTCTGCATAGCCAGTGAACCACTTAACTTGTGGATGTTTTACTGCTTGTTGTTGCATTATTAAAGAAGGTTCAATAGCATTAACAAGAAATCCTCTGTTAGCTAGGGCTAAACTGTAACCACCAGTACCAGCACCAATATCAGCAATAATGCTACCTTTGGGTAAATTGAGTAAATCAATTAGTTGATTTACAATGCGGATATCAGGAATGCGAGTTTTTGAATATTGTTGACCAATTGAGTTATAAATAGACATATTTCTTATAAAATAAAACAAATAATTTAAGATTGAACTTTAAATGAATAAAGAATCTGTTAGTTAACCAATTCTACCAATTTTAATAGTTCACATATCATAAACTTTGGTTGCACTTCCTGTATTAAATTCTGGTTTTTTCGGTTGTAATAGCAAAAATCAATATTAACTTGCATTGCTCCCGCATAGTCATGAGTGAGAGAATCTCCTACGTAAAGGACTTCTGCTGGTGTTAAATCTAATTTCGATAACGCATGATGAAATATTTCAGGAGGTGGTTTAGCAAAACCAATTGCTTCAGAAACTACAATTTCCTCAAAAAAATGCTCAATTCCCGCAGCTTGCATTCTCGGTATTTGCGATGATACAAAACCGTTGGTGATGACAGCCAAACGATAACTACGTGCAAGAGCGTTTAATACTTCATTTACATCAGGTTCCATTACGGCTGAATTATTAAAAATATGCCAAAAACTTTGACTAATATTACTACTTTTATCTGTTTGTATATCTAAGTGAGCAAATGTATCTCGATAAGACATCTCTATTAACTCATCAGGAGAAAAAGTTTCTCGCTGACTCCAATACTTGGAATTATAAGTTTCATATACTTGAAGAAAACTAGTTTCATTTATTCCATGTAAGTCTAAAGATATTCCACAAACTTTCAGCGCTCCGAGTATAGCTTGGCGTTCACATAGCTCAAAATTTAATAGTGTATTATCGAGATCGAAAATTATTACTTTATAACTCATTCAATTATTTAATTCACGAAAAGGCTTTTTTAGATAGTTGAAATTTTTCTAATTATTTTTAGTATCTCTCTGAAATCTTGACTATAAAGTTTATAATTTTTATCATTAGGCTTCCTGACTAAAATTGCTTGTATATCCGCCCGCAATGCTCCAGCAATATCAGCATGATAGCTGTCACCTATCATTACACATTCTTTCTTTTCAATATTTAAATCATTGATGACATAATCATAAAATTTGAGGCTTGGTTTCTCATGTCCAATTTTCCCCGATGTATATATGCCTTCAAAGTATTTTGTAATATTTAGTTTGTCTATAATTTCGTGCAGTTCAGGTATATGATTTGAGAGAATTATATTTTTATAATTATTTGTAATTGCATCTTGCAAAGTAGAAATTACATCATCATATAAATGCCATTTTTCTAAGTCTTTATATTCATTCTGGACTTGGGAAGCATATTTTATTGCCTGAGTTCTATTTATTCCTACTTTTTCATATATTTCTGCAAAATATTCATTCATATACTCCCACCATGTTTTCCCATTCAACAATAAACTATGGGGAGTTTCAGGAGAGTGCCAAGTAAAGCCAATATTCACAAATGGTCGAATATCTTCTACATCTATATTGTGAATTCCATGATGTTGTAATATGGAATGCAAAGTTTCACTCCACATTCCGTCACGATAACCTAGTGTATGATCAAAATCCCAAAATAGATATTTCATATTTATTTAACTGCTATATTGTAGGCTTCATGATGTAAATTTACGTCCACAATATAAGGATCTACAGGACGTTTAAACAATATCATTTGCTCTGATTCATCTTTTTTTAAGTTGACGTGACAAAACCACTCATCATCATTCTTTTCAGGATAATCTAAGCGGTAATGATAAAGTCCCCAACGAGTTTCTTGACGATATAAGGATGCTCTAGCTGCCATTTCTGCACAGTCTCTAATAAAATGAACTTCCAAAGAACGCATTAATTCATGGGGGTCACGAGCGCCCATTATATCTAATGTTTGTTGATATTGGACAAAATGTTTCAGACCAATCTCAATTTTATTGCCTGATTTTGGTGGTTGCAGATAATCATTAACTAACCGTCTTAATTTGTATTCAACTTGAGTATGAGGTACACCATTGGGACGTGTTAATGGTGCATAAATTCTGGCTTTTTCAGCTTCTAAAAAATCTGTATCTGGTTCGATAAAATCTAAATCTTCGATATATTCAATAGCATGAGTCCCGGCTATGCGACCGAAAACAAATGCCCCAATCATATAATTATGCGGAACGCTGGCCATGTCTCCGGCTGCATATAAACCGGTGACAGTTGTTTGAGCGTTTTCATTCACCCACACACCAGAAGCACTATGACCACTACATAAGCCAATTTCAGAAATGTGCATCTCTATGCCGTGGGTGCGGTAATCTTCATTTCTACCTTGATGAAACCGTTCTCTACTTGGTCGTTCATTTGCCCAAAGTATGGATTCAATTTCGGCAATTGTATCTTCATCAAGATGGGTCATTTTGAGTTGGACTGGCCCTTTCCCAGAATTTAATTCTTTCCAGATTTCCAACATCATTTGACCACTCCAATAGTCGCAGCTAATGAAGCGATTTCCTTCGGCGTTGGCTGTATGTGCGCCAAAAGGCCCAGCAACATAAGCACAGGCGGGGCCGTTGTAGTCTTT contains:
- a CDS encoding 4Fe-4S dicluster domain-containing protein, with product MALITQRIDVPVIVDESKCLEKCTACIEVCPLDVLAKNPETGKAYMKYDECWFCLPCEKECPTNAITVQIPFLLR
- a CDS encoding VOC family protein encodes the protein MITGVNHITLSVRDLEKSLTFYTNVLGFRLLAKWTKGAYLSAGDIWLALILDQKVRESPIPEYTHIGLTVSIEDFPILSQHIQQSGAKIWQENQSEGASLYFLDPNDHKLEIHASDLDTRIKTAKASPWEGLEFFV
- a CDS encoding GNAT family N-acetyltransferase; amino-acid sequence: MTIKMTIGQTIKIRKAEIKDVERIASLCEQLEYSVTNQQIEQRLTKIKNNDAHLVYVATLEDEYVIGWAHAHISELIIIPTQAIIFGLVVDKNYRHNGIGRLLMQQVEQWANMLGCEGVILRSNIKRKEAHFFYEKIGYTNIKQSVTFYKKLQSQE
- a CDS encoding class I SAM-dependent methyltransferase, producing the protein MSIYNSIGQQYSKTRIPDIRIVNQLIDLLNLPKGSIIADIGAGTGGYSLALANRGFLVNAIEPSLIMQQQAVKHPQVKWFTGYAENLPLPDKSVDGVVSILAIHHFTHLEKAFQEMQRIIRDGAIILLSFDIRFAQKIWLYDYFPFLWEDALRFLPLNEQINLIQRSTKRRVEAIPLLLPYDLSDLFAAAAWRRPELYLQPEVRAGISSFALGNQDLINKGLQLLAADLSSGEWVNKYGDVRNLMEIDLGYRFIRATLNN
- a CDS encoding HAD family hydrolase — encoded protein: MSYKVIIFDLDNTLLNFELCERQAILGALKVCGISLDLHGINETSFLQVYETYNSKYWSQRETFSPDELIEMSYRDTFAHLDIQTDKSSNISQSFWHIFNNSAVMEPDVNEVLNALARSYRLAVITNGFVSSQIPRMQAAGIEHFFEEIVVSEAIGFAKPPPEIFHHALSKLDLTPAEVLYVGDSLTHDYAGAMQVNIDFCYYNRKNQNLIQEVQPKFMICELLKLVELVN
- a CDS encoding HAD family hydrolase, with amino-acid sequence MKYLFWDFDHTLGYRDGMWSETLHSILQHHGIHNIDVEDIRPFVNIGFTWHSPETPHSLLLNGKTWWEYMNEYFAEIYEKVGINRTQAIKYASQVQNEYKDLEKWHLYDDVISTLQDAITNNYKNIILSNHIPELHEIIDKLNITKYFEGIYTSGKIGHEKPSLKFYDYVINDLNIEKKECVMIGDSYHADIAGALRADIQAILVRKPNDKNYKLYSQDFREILKIIRKISTI
- a CDS encoding fumarate reductase/succinate dehydrogenase flavoprotein subunit, with the translated sequence MDINTQQIKTDVLVIGGGTAGTMAGIKAKQANPDAEVLILEKANIRRSGAIAMGMDGVNTAVIPGHSTPEQYVREITLANDGIVNQKAVYQTGKLGYEVIQELESWGVKFQKDAQGNYDLKQVHRVGKYVLPMPEGKDLKTILTRQVKRHKVKVTNRVMATRVLIKEGRAIGAVGFDVRNGDYIVIQAKAVILCTGACGRLGLPASGYLYGTYENPTNAGDGYSMAYHAGAELSNIECFQINPLIKDYNGPACAYVAGPFGAHTANAEGNRFISCDYWSGQMMLEIWKELNSGKGPVQLKMTHLDEDTIAEIESILWANERPSRERFHQGRNEDYRTHGIEMHISEIGLCSGHSASGVWVNENAQTTVTGLYAAGDMASVPHNYMIGAFVFGRIAGTHAIEYIEDLDFIEPDTDFLEAEKARIYAPLTRPNGVPHTQVEYKLRRLVNDYLQPPKSGNKIEIGLKHFVQYQQTLDIMGARDPHELMRSLEVHFIRDCAEMAARASLYRQETRWGLYHYRLDYPEKNDDEWFCHVNLKKDESEQMILFKRPVDPYIVDVNLHHEAYNIAVK